The Sphingomonas sp. So64.6b genome includes a region encoding these proteins:
- a CDS encoding OsmC family protein, whose protein sequence is MSKQHPFESRIIWTGNRGDGTKSYRGYDRNWEIRTPGKPVIACSNDPLLGGDPALPNPEDLLLSALSACHMLWYLHLASQAGIVVTSYEDDPIGIGESSPNGAGRYVSATLRPTIRVKAGADLQRADSIHEEIHAYCFIARSVNFPVAYDATYHED, encoded by the coding sequence ATGTCGAAACAGCATCCGTTCGAATCCAGGATCATCTGGACCGGCAACCGCGGCGACGGCACGAAGAGCTATCGCGGTTATGACCGCAACTGGGAAATCCGCACACCGGGCAAACCGGTGATCGCTTGTTCTAACGACCCGTTGCTCGGCGGGGACCCGGCCCTGCCCAACCCCGAGGATCTGCTCCTCTCCGCCTTATCGGCATGCCATATGCTCTGGTACCTGCACCTCGCCAGTCAGGCGGGGATCGTCGTCACCAGCTATGAGGACGATCCGATCGGCATCGGGGAATCGAGCCCGAACGGTGCAGGCCGATATGTCAGCGCCACGCTGCGCCCGACCATCCGCGTCAAAGCCGGGGCGGACCTGCAGCGTGCCGATTCCATCCACGAGGAAATCCACGCCTATTGCTTCATCGCGCGATCGGTGAATTTCCCGGTCGCATATGATGCGACCTATCACGAGGATTGA
- a CDS encoding TetR/AcrR family transcriptional regulator: MSSVVPVEESIDPQPRRRLARGDRYRQLLDVAWQLVSDEGTEALTLGRLAERAGVTKPVVYDHFGIRSALLVALYRDFDERQAALMDAALRESEPTLAGRATVIASSYVDCVLLQGREIPGVIAALAGSPELEKIKRDYEIVFIEKCRTVLAPFATTGTIASPGLWAMLGAAEALSHAAATGEISAGDAQEELFETILTMVARN, encoded by the coding sequence ATGTCAAGCGTTGTGCCGGTTGAAGAGAGTATTGATCCGCAGCCCCGTCGCCGCCTGGCCAGGGGCGACCGGTATCGCCAGCTGCTGGATGTCGCATGGCAGCTGGTCAGCGACGAAGGTACCGAAGCACTGACGCTCGGGCGTCTTGCGGAACGGGCGGGCGTCACGAAACCGGTCGTCTATGATCATTTTGGCATACGGTCCGCGCTGCTGGTGGCGCTCTATCGGGATTTCGACGAGCGTCAGGCCGCGTTGATGGATGCGGCACTTCGCGAGAGCGAGCCGACGCTTGCAGGGCGTGCGACGGTGATCGCCTCATCCTATGTCGATTGCGTGCTCTTGCAGGGCCGCGAGATACCGGGGGTGATCGCGGCGCTGGCCGGCTCGCCCGAGCTCGAAAAGATCAAGCGCGACTATGAGATCGTGTTCATCGAAAAATGCCGGACTGTCCTCGCACCTTTTGCGACGACCGGCACCATTGCATCGCCCGGCCTATGGGCGATGCTGGGTGCCGCGGAAGCCCTGTCACATGCTGCCGCGACCGGCGAGATCAGCGCCGGCGATGCGCAAGAGGAACTCTTCGAAACGATCCTGACTATGGTCGCCCGAAATTAG
- a CDS encoding NAD(P)H-dependent oxidoreductase produces the protein MHALIAVAHPEPGSLSHSIAEQIALGVSESASVEIADLAAEGFDPRFTAADLAVHRRRAPPPADVAAEQARIDRADALVLVYPVYWWSMPALLKGWIDRVFANGWAFDFSPDAGLEKQLRHLRVHLVAVAGADASTYARHGYLGAMKTQIDHGIFDYCGARVLTSQLLLDSETQDPASHLSAARAIGRTLVAAPCRCDDKAAG, from the coding sequence ATGCATGCGCTTATCGCCGTCGCGCATCCCGAACCCGGATCGCTGAGCCACAGCATCGCCGAGCAGATCGCGCTGGGCGTGTCCGAGTCCGCCAGCGTCGAAATCGCAGACCTCGCGGCCGAAGGCTTCGACCCACGTTTTACCGCCGCCGACCTGGCCGTCCATCGGCGGCGAGCGCCGCCTCCGGCCGACGTCGCTGCGGAACAGGCACGGATCGATCGCGCCGACGCGCTTGTGCTGGTCTATCCGGTCTATTGGTGGTCGATGCCCGCCCTGCTCAAAGGCTGGATCGATCGCGTGTTCGCCAATGGCTGGGCGTTCGATTTCAGTCCCGATGCCGGGCTGGAGAAGCAGCTTCGCCACTTGCGGGTACATCTTGTCGCGGTCGCCGGCGCCGATGCGTCGACCTATGCGCGGCACGGCTATTTGGGCGCCATGAAGACGCAGATCGACCATGGCATCTTCGATTACTGCGGCGCCCGCGTCCTCACGTCCCAATTGTTGCTCGATTCGGAAACACAGGACCCGGCCTCCCATCTGAGTGCCGCTCGCGCGATCGGCCGCACCCTCGTCGCCGCCCCCTGCCGATGCGACGACAAAGCGGCAGGCTGA
- a CDS encoding N-acyl homoserine lactonase family protein, translating into MSIVASLLSAALALVSADPTSTPTKPQVEVVTFDCGQLHFTDLGPFSDTGEYDGRPGVLQASCFLIRHPNGNLLWEAGLGDEVAEAPAGVQRANYRAVVRHTLKVQLADLGLRYDDIDFFAFSHGHADHLGNANRLKSAIWLVNTRELQWINGTPTPGRVDPRLIAARPTGQTRLIDGDYDVFGDGSVRILFAPGHTPGHQVLLVRPAHGGPLLISGDLFHTHANRRHRRLPVFNVSRADTLASMDRIETIVRETGAKVIIEHAAEDIGPRLHARVSVHRSRARLATGSLP; encoded by the coding sequence ATGTCAATCGTTGCCTCACTGCTGTCTGCTGCGCTTGCGCTTGTATCAGCGGATCCGACCTCAACTCCTACAAAGCCGCAGGTGGAGGTTGTGACGTTCGATTGCGGACAGTTGCACTTCACTGACCTTGGGCCCTTCTCCGACACCGGCGAATATGACGGTCGACCCGGCGTGTTGCAGGCGTCCTGCTTCCTTATACGTCATCCGAATGGAAACCTGCTGTGGGAGGCCGGGCTTGGCGACGAAGTCGCCGAGGCGCCTGCCGGAGTGCAGCGCGCGAACTACCGTGCGGTCGTGCGCCACACCCTCAAGGTTCAGCTAGCCGATCTCGGCCTGAGGTATGACGACATCGACTTCTTCGCTTTCTCGCATGGCCACGCCGACCATCTGGGTAACGCTAATCGGCTCAAGTCAGCCATCTGGCTGGTCAATACCCGTGAGCTCCAGTGGATCAACGGCACGCCGACACCAGGGCGCGTCGATCCTCGCCTCATCGCGGCGCGGCCGACGGGGCAAACCCGCCTGATCGATGGGGATTACGACGTATTTGGCGATGGATCCGTGCGCATCCTCTTCGCTCCCGGACATACACCCGGCCATCAGGTACTTCTCGTCCGGCCCGCTCATGGCGGTCCGCTGCTCATTTCGGGCGATCTATTTCACACCCACGCGAACCGGCGTCACCGGCGTCTGCCGGTGTTCAACGTCAGCAGAGCGGATACCCTCGCATCGATGGACCGGATCGAAACAATCGTCCGAGAGACCGGCGCGAAGGTCATTATAGAGCACGCAGCGGAAGACATCGGTCCCCGTCTCCACGCGCGCGTCAGTGTCCACCGCTCTCGTGCTCGCTTGGCGACCGGGTCACTCCCTTGA
- a CDS encoding 4-oxalocrotonate tautomerase family protein — MPIITVKFATPRHTGDFEAAIASEVAELSSSLLKKNPSLTAVVVERVPANAWYVAGQSLETLGKSSFWLSIKVVQGTNTKDEKALFVAAVFKRMADCLGDLHDESYVYVEEVYADSYGFGGRTQEERYILARHELIAAQGLA; from the coding sequence ATGCCGATTATCACCGTGAAATTCGCGACGCCACGTCACACGGGCGATTTTGAGGCAGCTATCGCGTCGGAAGTCGCCGAGCTTTCCTCAAGCTTGCTGAAGAAAAACCCTAGTCTGACCGCCGTTGTGGTCGAGCGGGTGCCGGCAAACGCGTGGTATGTCGCAGGGCAGTCGCTCGAGACGCTTGGCAAAAGCAGCTTTTGGCTCAGCATCAAGGTGGTCCAGGGAACGAACACGAAGGACGAAAAAGCACTTTTCGTCGCGGCCGTGTTCAAGCGGATGGCGGATTGCCTCGGCGACCTGCACGACGAGAGCTATGTCTACGTCGAAGAGGTGTACGCGGACAGCTATGGGTTCGGCGGACGTACTCAGGAAGAGCGCTACATCCTGGCACGTCACGAGTTGATCGCAGCGCAAGGGCTGGCTTGA
- a CDS encoding LysR family transcriptional regulator — MKNLDLAQLRAFATIVDLRGFTAAAEALGTTQSAISMRVNRLEAVVGARLLVRTSRSVGLTAAGQALLPHARGLVTMNDAAVAELAGPPPRMRVRLAVSEHAVGPALGRTMMRLRSRWPEHQFDVEIGLSAEVRTSFDSGEADAAILRRDAQRRDGAPLFMQTLTWLAADPAIAEQRPVPLAVVRGPCAVRAAMIDALQARSIQYRICFQANSLAAVITAVREKIGVSAVGHAEQYPDLQPVALPALPTGEVVLYARLPGELRRSLEQVFGEALEL; from the coding sequence ATGAAGAACCTCGACCTCGCCCAGCTTCGGGCTTTTGCAACGATCGTTGATCTCCGTGGATTCACCGCGGCCGCTGAGGCCCTGGGTACGACCCAGTCGGCGATCAGCATGCGCGTGAATCGTCTTGAGGCTGTTGTGGGGGCACGTCTCCTCGTTCGTACGTCGCGATCGGTGGGCCTGACGGCGGCTGGGCAAGCTCTGTTGCCGCATGCAAGGGGCCTCGTTACGATGAATGATGCCGCCGTTGCTGAACTTGCCGGGCCGCCGCCGCGGATGCGGGTTCGGCTCGCGGTAAGTGAGCACGCGGTGGGGCCGGCGCTTGGCCGGACGATGATGCGCCTTCGTTCGAGGTGGCCTGAACACCAGTTCGATGTGGAGATCGGGCTGTCTGCGGAAGTCCGTACGTCATTCGATAGCGGTGAGGCCGACGCAGCGATTCTACGGCGCGATGCGCAAAGGCGGGATGGGGCCCCACTCTTCATGCAGACGCTGACCTGGCTTGCTGCCGACCCCGCGATCGCCGAGCAACGTCCTGTTCCCCTTGCCGTCGTGCGCGGCCCATGCGCCGTGCGGGCAGCGATGATTGATGCCCTGCAAGCCCGGTCGATTCAGTACCGGATCTGTTTTCAGGCAAATTCATTGGCTGCGGTCATCACAGCGGTTCGCGAAAAGATTGGCGTCAGCGCGGTTGGCCATGCCGAGCAATATCCGGACCTTCAGCCCGTCGCGCTACCCGCGTTGCCCACAGGCGAAGTGGTACTGTACGCGCGCTTGCCAGGCGAATTAAGACGCTCGCTCGAGCAAGTCTTTGGAGAGGCGCTGGAATTATGA
- a CDS encoding zinc-dependent alcohol dehydrogenase family protein gives MARVVRFHELGGPDVLRIEQVDVPAPAPGEVQIRVKALGLNRAEAMLRTGNYIETAPLPSGLGLEAAGVVAAIGEGVDGFALGDAVSVVPPPSMVRWPAYGEVATFPAHLVVKHPSSLSWEAAAAVWMQYVTAYGALIDIAGLRRGDFVVITAASSSVGLAAIQIANMVGATPIAVTRTSAKKQALLEAGAAYVVALAEEDLGERLTEIAGVDGVRVVFDPVGGPAFEPLTAAMSRGGILIEYGALSPEPTPFPLFAVLTKSLTLRGYLIHEVVGDPVRLEAAKAFVLDGLTSGALKPVIARTFPFEQIVAAHRFLESNEQFGKIVVTV, from the coding sequence ATGGCACGCGTTGTACGTTTTCATGAACTTGGCGGTCCCGACGTGTTGCGTATCGAACAGGTAGACGTCCCAGCGCCCGCACCGGGCGAGGTCCAGATTCGCGTCAAGGCCCTTGGCCTCAACCGCGCCGAGGCGATGCTGCGAACGGGCAATTACATCGAGACGGCGCCATTGCCGTCGGGTCTTGGGCTCGAGGCCGCGGGCGTTGTCGCGGCGATCGGCGAAGGCGTGGACGGGTTCGCACTGGGCGATGCCGTCAGCGTCGTGCCGCCGCCGTCGATGGTCCGCTGGCCTGCATATGGCGAAGTGGCGACTTTCCCAGCGCACCTTGTCGTCAAGCATCCATCATCGCTGAGCTGGGAGGCGGCGGCCGCCGTCTGGATGCAGTATGTCACGGCCTATGGCGCGTTGATCGATATCGCCGGGCTGCGTCGCGGAGATTTCGTCGTTATCACCGCAGCATCCAGCAGCGTCGGGCTTGCCGCGATCCAGATCGCCAACATGGTCGGCGCGACGCCGATCGCGGTCACCCGGACGTCCGCCAAGAAGCAGGCGCTGCTTGAGGCCGGCGCTGCGTATGTCGTGGCTTTGGCGGAAGAAGATCTGGGCGAGCGGCTGACCGAAATTGCCGGCGTGGATGGGGTGCGCGTCGTATTCGATCCGGTCGGCGGCCCCGCGTTCGAACCGCTGACCGCCGCGATGTCGCGCGGCGGCATCCTGATCGAATATGGCGCCCTGAGCCCCGAGCCGACGCCCTTCCCATTGTTCGCCGTGCTGACCAAGAGCTTGACCCTGCGCGGTTATCTCATCCACGAGGTTGTCGGCGATCCGGTGCGGTTGGAGGCGGCCAAGGCATTTGTGCTTGACGGCCTGACATCGGGTGCACTCAAGCCGGTGATTGCCCGGACCTTCCCGTTCGAGCAGATCGTGGCGGCGCATCGGTTCCTGGAATCGAACGAGCAGTTTGGCAAGATCGTCGTGACGGTGTGA
- a CDS encoding LysR family transcriptional regulator, giving the protein MDRLASMAVFVKAVDLGSFAAAATALDLSGPMVGKHVRSLEERLGVRLLNRTTRRQSLTDFGRAYYERCRVVLAEADAADALAADQLSEPRGRLRVTMPVLFGRHCVTPILLDLARRHPTLELDLTFGDRLAGLAEDGFDLAIRTGTLEDKGGLIARRVARQRMIVCASPAYLDLHGRPATLEEIAGHHGIIYRRSGRIPPWLFPRDGQSPLEIIPVNRLRLDDLDAIADAAVAGMGLAWLPSWLVRERLGTGALIRLFPDQPEFLYDSHALWLPTPHLPLRVRLAIDALAASLPRFMA; this is encoded by the coding sequence ATGGATCGCCTTGCGAGCATGGCCGTGTTCGTCAAAGCCGTCGATCTGGGGTCGTTTGCCGCTGCGGCGACCGCGCTCGATCTGTCCGGACCGATGGTCGGCAAGCATGTCCGATCGCTCGAGGAACGGCTCGGCGTGCGCCTCCTCAACCGGACGACCCGCCGTCAGAGTCTGACGGATTTCGGGCGCGCTTATTATGAGCGCTGCCGTGTGGTGCTCGCCGAAGCCGATGCGGCCGATGCGCTGGCCGCCGACCAATTGTCCGAACCGCGCGGCAGGCTCCGCGTAACCATGCCGGTGTTGTTCGGCCGGCACTGCGTAACACCGATTCTGCTGGATCTGGCGCGGCGCCATCCCACGCTGGAACTCGATCTGACGTTTGGCGACCGTCTCGCCGGCCTGGCGGAGGATGGCTTTGACCTCGCCATCCGCACCGGGACGCTGGAGGACAAGGGCGGACTGATCGCGCGCCGCGTCGCGCGGCAGCGCATGATCGTCTGTGCATCGCCGGCCTATCTCGATCTGCACGGGCGGCCGGCAACGCTTGAAGAAATCGCCGGGCATCACGGCATCATCTACCGGCGATCGGGCCGCATTCCGCCCTGGCTTTTCCCGCGCGATGGCCAGTCCCCGCTCGAAATCATACCGGTCAACCGGCTGCGGCTCGACGATCTCGACGCGATCGCGGATGCAGCGGTCGCGGGGATGGGCCTGGCCTGGCTCCCATCATGGCTGGTTCGTGAGCGGCTTGGAACGGGTGCGCTGATCCGGCTATTTCCGGATCAGCCGGAATTCCTCTATGACAGCCACGCGCTGTGGCTGCCGACGCCGCATCTGCCGCTCAGAGTACGCCTCGCCATCGATGCGCTGGCGGCTTCATTGCCCCGGTTCATGGCTTAG
- a CDS encoding glutathione S-transferase family protein — MDKITVTGFRWVPLFAQGLVRDLRVRWALEEAGLRYEAQSIELGQKDSPEYRRQQPFGLVPAFEADGRQLFESGAIVHQIAMESEALMPPDPAGRADTLAWMFAALNTVEPPIQNLSVMDLQQNHEPWVKLRRPGAVDAVKTRLTVLAGWLDGRDYLLDRFSAADVLMATVLRLIRHTDIVAEFPVVDAYLRRCEARPAFQRALNSQLAAYAQNIPVAA, encoded by the coding sequence ATGGATAAGATCACCGTCACAGGATTCCGCTGGGTCCCGCTCTTTGCCCAGGGCCTTGTTCGCGATCTTCGCGTGCGCTGGGCGCTGGAAGAGGCCGGGCTCCGCTATGAGGCTCAGTCGATCGAGTTGGGGCAAAAGGATTCACCCGAATATCGTCGGCAACAGCCCTTCGGACTGGTGCCTGCGTTCGAGGCGGATGGTCGGCAGCTGTTCGAATCCGGCGCCATCGTGCACCAGATCGCAATGGAGTCGGAGGCGCTGATGCCGCCTGATCCGGCCGGCCGTGCCGACACACTCGCCTGGATGTTCGCCGCGCTCAACACGGTCGAACCGCCGATCCAGAACCTGTCGGTGATGGACTTGCAGCAGAATCACGAACCATGGGTCAAGCTGCGCCGCCCCGGTGCCGTGGATGCGGTGAAAACGCGGTTGACCGTGCTGGCCGGCTGGCTCGACGGGCGCGACTATCTGCTCGACCGGTTTAGCGCGGCCGACGTGCTGATGGCGACCGTGCTCAGGCTCATTCGGCATACCGATATCGTCGCCGAATTTCCGGTGGTCGATGCCTATCTCAGGCGATGTGAAGCACGGCCGGCATTCCAGAGGGCACTGAATAGTCAACTGGCGGCCTATGCGCAGAACATTCCCGTCGCCGCTTGA
- a CDS encoding SRPBCC domain-containing protein, which produces MSDTAIMADSQEIIVDEVFPHTPETMWKTLTTAELMSRWLMRPTGFEPVNGNHFTFQTTPAGAWDGVIRCEVLDAIPNQRLTHSWCGGHDDNQGYGSRLETMVSWTLTRVDGGTRLRLVHSGFVTPNNDFAFKHMSEGWPKVLQQIDAITGENDVAEVENTNG; this is translated from the coding sequence ATGAGTGACACAGCGATCATGGCCGACAGCCAGGAAATCATCGTCGACGAGGTGTTTCCCCACACCCCCGAAACAATGTGGAAAACCTTGACCACGGCCGAACTGATGAGCCGCTGGTTGATGCGGCCGACCGGCTTCGAGCCGGTGAATGGCAATCATTTCACCTTCCAGACAACCCCGGCCGGGGCATGGGATGGAGTCATCCGGTGCGAGGTGCTGGACGCGATACCGAACCAGCGGCTGACCCATTCGTGGTGTGGCGGACATGACGACAATCAAGGCTATGGTTCTCGTCTTGAGACCATGGTCAGCTGGACGCTGACCCGGGTCGATGGCGGCACCCGCCTTCGCCTGGTGCATTCGGGTTTCGTCACGCCGAACAATGATTTCGCATTCAAGCACATGAGCGAAGGCTGGCCGAAGGTTCTCCAACAAATCGACGCCATCACGGGCGAGAACGACGTTGCCGAAGTGGAAAATACCAATGGATAA
- a CDS encoding metalloregulator ArsR/SmtB family transcription factor: MTEIATIDAVMRTLADPTRRAVFERIARSDEITVVELTRGSGVTQGAISQHLKSLRRAGLVAERPQGRNVYYRANPEGLAPLVEWMDHYAVFWRDRFADLRNLLKEIDP, from the coding sequence ATGACTGAAATTGCAACCATCGACGCCGTGATGCGCACGCTCGCCGACCCCACCCGGCGCGCTGTGTTCGAACGGATCGCCAGATCGGACGAGATCACCGTGGTCGAACTGACGCGCGGGAGCGGGGTGACGCAGGGCGCCATTTCCCAGCACCTCAAGTCGCTGCGGCGGGCGGGGCTGGTTGCCGAGCGGCCCCAGGGCCGGAACGTCTATTATCGTGCCAATCCCGAAGGGCTCGCGCCGCTGGTGGAATGGATGGATCATTACGCGGTGTTCTGGCGCGACCGGTTCGCCGATCTCAGAAACCTTTTGAAGGAGATTGACCCATGA
- a CDS encoding helix-turn-helix domain-containing protein, with the protein MDSLITAAAQALAAGDPLGALKRVALRDDAPALALRGTAMAQLGELVRAKALLRQAARAFGPKEPVARARCIVAETEIALASRDLGWSARTLDAARATLEGHGDRTNAAHARYIEIRRLLLIGRLDAAERMLSELNPAPFPPALNAAHQLILAGIALRRLRTQDARTALVRADRAARAAGIPALMAEVESAFLLLDTPAARLIAHGQQRPLLLEEVEALKMSSALVIDACRNTVRDPDAMVSLARRPVLFALARALGEAWPGDMSRDMLVARAFGAKTADESHRARLRVEIGRLRATLRTMARVTATKRGFVLVPRGAHDVVVLARPVEEKHAAVLAFLADGEAWSSSALALALDASQRTVQRALDSLALDGKVQSFGQGRARRWTTPPMPGFTTTLLLPAPLSGA; encoded by the coding sequence ATGGACTCGCTGATCACCGCGGCCGCCCAAGCACTCGCGGCAGGCGATCCGCTCGGCGCGTTGAAGCGAGTCGCGTTGCGCGACGATGCGCCCGCGCTCGCGCTTCGCGGTACGGCGATGGCGCAGCTCGGCGAGCTCGTCCGGGCAAAGGCGCTCTTGCGGCAAGCCGCGCGCGCCTTCGGCCCGAAAGAACCGGTGGCCCGCGCGCGATGCATCGTCGCCGAGACGGAGATCGCGCTCGCCTCTCGCGATTTGGGCTGGTCCGCCAGGACGCTCGATGCGGCGCGGGCGACGCTCGAAGGGCATGGCGACCGGACAAACGCCGCACATGCGCGGTATATCGAGATCCGGCGCCTGCTCCTGATCGGTCGCCTCGACGCGGCCGAACGGATGCTCTCCGAACTCAACCCAGCGCCCTTCCCACCTGCGCTGAATGCGGCCCATCAGCTGATCCTTGCCGGAATCGCGCTGCGCCGCCTTCGCACACAGGATGCCCGCACCGCGCTTGTCCGGGCGGATCGCGCTGCGCGTGCCGCCGGCATCCCCGCACTGATGGCGGAGGTCGAAAGCGCGTTTCTTTTGCTCGACACACCTGCAGCGCGCCTGATCGCGCATGGTCAACAACGGCCCCTCCTGCTTGAGGAGGTCGAAGCCTTGAAGATGTCCTCGGCGCTCGTGATCGACGCCTGCAGGAACACGGTACGCGACCCCGACGCCATGGTCTCGCTCGCCCGGCGTCCGGTCCTGTTCGCGCTCGCACGCGCGTTGGGCGAGGCCTGGCCGGGGGACATGTCGCGGGACATGCTTGTCGCCCGCGCATTCGGAGCGAAGACTGCCGATGAATCGCATCGCGCGCGGTTGCGGGTCGAGATCGGGCGGCTCCGTGCGACGTTGCGGACAATGGCCCGGGTGACTGCCACAAAGCGTGGATTCGTGCTGGTGCCGCGCGGCGCACACGACGTCGTCGTGCTGGCGCGCCCCGTCGAGGAAAAGCATGCCGCGGTGCTCGCCTTCCTTGCCGATGGGGAAGCATGGTCGAGCTCAGCACTCGCCCTTGCGCTCGACGCCAGCCAGCGCACGGTGCAACGGGCGCTCGACTCACTGGCGCTGGACGGCAAGGTCCAGTCGTTCGGTCAAGGGCGCGCGCGCCGCTGGACGACGCCGCCCATGCCCGGATTCACGACGACCTTGTTACTCCCCGCGCCGCTCTCGGGCGCTTAG
- a CDS encoding PQQ-binding-like beta-propeller repeat protein, producing the protein MKRSAAEIIREYGPFPGVDAVHGVTFDGHYIWLASGEKLTAVDPANGEPARSIDIAAHAGTAFDGEHLFQIAEDRIHKIDPKTGDVLASIPAPGDGGDSGLAWAEGTLWVGQFRDRKIHQVDPETGEILRTIESNRFVTGVTWVDGKLWHATWENDESELRQIDPTTGEVLERLDMPSGIGVSGLESDGGRRFFCGGGETGKLRAVRHPG; encoded by the coding sequence ATGAAAAGATCAGCAGCAGAAATCATCCGCGAATATGGCCCCTTTCCGGGGGTCGATGCCGTGCACGGCGTTACCTTTGACGGCCACTATATCTGGCTGGCATCCGGGGAAAAGCTCACCGCCGTCGATCCGGCCAATGGAGAGCCGGCCCGCTCGATCGATATCGCCGCGCATGCCGGCACGGCATTCGATGGCGAGCATCTGTTCCAGATCGCCGAGGACCGTATCCACAAGATCGACCCGAAAACCGGCGATGTGCTCGCCTCGATTCCAGCACCCGGCGACGGCGGCGATTCCGGCCTTGCCTGGGCCGAAGGCACGCTCTGGGTGGGGCAGTTTCGGGACCGAAAGATTCATCAGGTCGATCCAGAAACGGGCGAAATTCTGCGCACCATCGAATCCAACCGCTTCGTGACCGGCGTCACCTGGGTCGATGGCAAGCTCTGGCACGCCACATGGGAAAACGACGAGAGCGAGTTGCGGCAGATCGACCCGACCACGGGAGAAGTTCTGGAGCGGCTCGATATGCCCTCCGGTATTGGCGTGTCAGGTCTGGAGTCGGACGGCGGTCGCCGGTTCTTCTGTGGGGGCGGCGAGACCGGTAAGCTCAGGGCGGTCCGCCATCCTGGCTGA
- a CDS encoding metalloregulator ArsR/SmtB family transcription factor: protein MVKYQAAQIDRTFSALADPTRREVLMRLKDEPGLSVSELARPLSLKLPGMMKHLDVLSDAGLITRTKTGRTVAVTLSVGPMQEAMAWLQRYERFWTASIDRLVAFVEEDDA, encoded by the coding sequence ATGGTGAAGTATCAGGCAGCCCAGATCGACCGTACCTTCTCCGCGCTCGCCGATCCGACGCGGCGAGAAGTGCTGATGCGATTGAAGGACGAACCGGGGCTTTCGGTCAGCGAGCTCGCCCGGCCGCTGTCGCTGAAATTGCCAGGGATGATGAAGCATCTCGACGTCCTGTCCGACGCCGGGCTGATCACCCGGACCAAGACCGGCCGGACTGTGGCGGTAACCCTGTCGGTGGGACCGATGCAGGAAGCAATGGCGTGGCTCCAACGCTATGAGCGCTTTTGGACGGCGAGCATCGACCGGCTTGTCGCTTTTGTCGAAGAGGATGATGCGTGA
- a CDS encoding SRPBCC domain-containing protein: protein MTIVRKIKASPGKVWAAITRPEQMLQWWGPDAGPTLKAEADVRPGGRFSIIFGLLNGDEHNPTGVYREVLPEQKLVFTWEWAGMPERESLVTFLLRPLDSGTELTLIHEHLPDEEARESHEQGWNGLLDKLPIFLGEKE, encoded by the coding sequence GTGACCATCGTTCGCAAGATCAAGGCTTCGCCCGGCAAGGTGTGGGCGGCGATCACCCGGCCCGAACAGATGCTGCAATGGTGGGGCCCTGATGCCGGGCCGACGCTCAAGGCCGAGGCCGATGTGCGCCCCGGCGGCCGGTTCAGCATCATATTCGGGCTGCTGAACGGCGACGAGCACAACCCCACCGGCGTGTATCGGGAAGTGCTTCCAGAGCAGAAGCTGGTCTTTACTTGGGAATGGGCCGGCATGCCCGAACGGGAATCGCTGGTGACGTTCCTGCTGAGGCCGCTCGACAGTGGCACCGAGCTGACCCTGATCCATGAGCATCTGCCCGACGAAGAAGCGCGAGAGAGCCATGAGCAAGGCTGGAACGGCCTGCTCGACAAACTGCCGATTTTTCTTGGAGAGAAAGAATGA